The window ATCGCCGGTAGTATCGTGGTTCTCGGCGCCGGACTGGCGGCCGCGACGAAACGTTCAATCACACAGAATTCCTATAATCGAAATATAGTTTTTCGATATAGGAATATCTTTTCTGATAGAAGCAAACTTTAAGGGTGTGGCGAGCCTACTAGAACCTGTATGAGCACCCAGAAGTCCGTCCGTCGTCAAGCCGGGAGCATCGAGGAAAGCGAGGCGCTCCGCCTCGATGAGGACAAGGCCGAGCAGATCGTCGACGCGCTGAACACCGACCTCGCGGCGACGTACGTCCTCTATCATCAGGTGAAAAAGCACCACTGGAACGTCGAAGGCGCGGAGTTCCTCGGTATCCACGAGTACCTCGGTGAGGTCGCCGCGGACCTCGAAGCGGGCGCGGACATGCTCGCCGAGCGCGCCCAAGCTATCGGCGGCGTTCCCCTCTCGGGCGGTTCGACCTTCGAGGAACACGCGCCCATCGAGCCCGAGGGCGAGGA of the Natronomonas halophila genome contains:
- the dpsA gene encoding DNA starvation/stationary phase protection protein DpsA, whose protein sequence is MSTQKSVRRQAGSIEESEALRLDEDKAEQIVDALNTDLAATYVLYHQVKKHHWNVEGAEFLGIHEYLGEVAADLEAGADMLAERAQAIGGVPLSGGSTFEEHAPIEPEGEDVYDIRTSLENDMEAFGVIIESLRDHIELANDLGDYATKELLRETLETVEEHAHHLEHYLEDDSLVLESATK